Part of the Xanthomonas sp. SI genome is shown below.
CGTGCTCAGGACGCCGCCCTGCATGCTTTCCAGGCGCGTGCGCAATGCCGACAAACCGACCCGGTGGCCACGACCCAGATGAGGCGTGGAACCGGCCGGGGGCAGCGTATTGCTGACCTCGATCTTCAGTCGGTTGTGAGTTTCGCCGATGGCGATGCGGATCTCGCCGCCATCGGGCGAGCATTCGATCCCGTGATGCACTGCATTCTCGACCAGGGGTTGCAACGAAAGCCGCGGGACCCTGGCCTGCGGCAAGGGCGACGGTAGCTCCCAGTGCACGCGCAGGCGCGGTCCAAAACGAATGGCTTCGATGTCGAGGTAGCGCCTCGCCAGGTCGATTTCGTCGTCGAGGCTGACCAAGTCGGGCGTTGCCAGCGCGGCGCGGAACAGATCGGATAGATCCATCAGCAATTGTTCGACTTGCTGCGGTTGGCGATGCACCAGCATCACCGCGGTATTGAGCGTATTGAACAGGAAGTGCGGCTGTACGCGCGCGGTGAGCGCGTCGATTTCCGCCTGCTTGGCGCGTTCGACCAGTTGCTTGATGCGGATATGGTTGTTCAGTGCGGCCATGCCGAGCAGGCCGATCAGCAATGCGATGCCGGACAGCTGTAGCGAGAGCGTCAGCCATGCCGCGGTCGACAACTGCCAGTAGTCGCCGAACGCAGACATGATCACCCAGCTGATCAACCAGGTCAGCAACTGCATCAGGCCAAGCGTCGCGGCAGTGATCAGCAGGATGCCTCTCCCGGCCAGGCTGCGGCGCAGCATCAGCAGACTAGCCAGGGTCAGCAATGCCACCCATTGGATGCCGAGCGATGCCAGGCCGAAATAGACCCAGCGGTTCCCCCCCGGGCCCTGGCTTGGGGTTAGCGCCAGGATGGCGGCGATGCATTCGCCGGCCATGACGATCCAGATCAGGGTGGATGGCTGCTTGAGCACCTGCAACTGGTCGTTCGAGTACGCGGGGGAGGGCATCGAGGGCGGGCGGAAGAGGGTAGACGCGCATCATGCCGGCAACGACGCCGGCCCGCACGATCCGTCCAGCCCCCGATATCCGCCATCCGTCGGCAATGGCTGGCGCGGCGGCGGTACACCCGTTAGCGTTCGCTTGGGGAAATTTGGGGAAACGATATGTGCGTTCCTGAGCAGCGTCGCCTTTCCATATCGGGGCAGCGCGGGTTCACTCTGGTAGAGCTGATGGTCACGGTCGCGGTGTTGGCGATCATCATGGCATTGGCATTTCCGAGCTTCACCATGCTGATCCGCAGCAACCGGTTGACCAGCACGGCCAATGAGTTGGTCGCCGCCTTGCAGGCATCGCGCTCGGAGGCGGTCCGCCTGAACGGGGGGGTCAGTCTGTGCCGCAGCGATGACGGCAGCACCTGCGCCAGCGGCGGCGACTGGACCCATCTGCTGACGGTGACGCGCGACGGCACCGTGTTGCGGGCCACGACGCTGCGCACCGGCCTGTCTGTTTCCAGTTCGGCACTGGATGCGCTGGGTGACAAGGTTACGTTCAACGCCGACGGCATCGCTCGCGACAGCAGCGGTACGCCGCTGGCAATGGACATCACTGTCTGCATGCCGGTCACCAGTCCTTCCGACAACGTGCGCACCGTGTCTATGAGCGGGGGCAGTCGGGTTTCCATCGCGCGTAGTTCGAACGGCGGCCAATGTTCGGCCCAGCAGACCGCTCTTTGACAAGCAGAGGCGCTATGAAACGGTTTCACAGTGACAGGAACATTGCCGGCGTCACCCTCATCGAGGTGATGATTTCCGTGCTGATACTCGGAATCGGCATGCTCGGCGTTGCCGCGATGCAGACGACCGCGCTACGCAACAACCAGAGCGCGATGCAGCGCAGCCAGATCGTCATGCAGACCTACACCATCCTGGACGCGATGCGCGCCAACCGCGACGCCGCCCTGATCGGCGGCTACAACACCACGGGGATGCTCTGTACGGCGCCCACTGGTGGCAGCCTGATCGAGAATGACCAGGCCGCTTGGCTCGCTGGCCTGAAAGACGCCATCGGTGGTGATCCCGAAACGACATGCGGTTCCATCGCCTGCCTCGATGGCAATTGCGCAATCGGCGTCCAGTGGGACGACAGCCGTGCAAAAGACGCTGCCGCCAATGGCAGTGCCACGCAAAAGCTGGAAACGGTGACGCAGCTGTGAGAACCCTCTCCCTTCGCACTTCACCGTCTCGCCAGTCCGGCTTCAATCTGGTCGAGTTGATGATCTCGATGCTGCTCGGTCTGCTGGTAGTTGGCGCGGCCGTCGGTATTTTCCTATCCAATCGCAAGACCTATGCAGCTACCGAAGGCCTCAGCCGTGTCCAGGAATCGGCTCGCATCGCCTTCGAGATGATGGCGCGGGACATCCGCGAGGCTGGCGGCAATCCTTGCGATTCCGGGCTGCCCGTGGCCAATGTGTTGTCCGACCCTACCGCCACTTGGTGGAAAGACTGGGCGCAGCCGCTGCAAGGGTTCGACAACAGCAGCCCGCCTGGCATCACGTCCAAGAGCGGCACCGATGCGATTCAGGTGCTGTCCGCAAGCACCGGCGGTGCCACCGTTACCGCGCATAACGCCGGCAGCCAAACCCTGACCCTCAACGCCGCCGCCCCCGATCTGCATGCCAATGCCGTGATGTTGCTATGCGACCGACAGCAAGTCGCGGTGCTGCAGGCCGATGGCGTGTCCGGCACCAGCGTGACCTACGTAAGCGGTTCCTTGAACGCATGCAATCGGTTGGGTCGCTTGCCCGGAGTCTGCGTTGCCGGTTCCAACAATTACACCTACGAGATGAACTCCCTGCTGACCGAACTGCGCGCAGTGCGTTGGTATTTGGCGGACAACACACGTGGCGGCACGTCGCTGTACCAGGCCGTGGTCGGGCCGGGCGGTACGGTCACCTCCAACGAAATCACCGAAGGCGTCTCGAATCTGCAGTTCGAGTATCTATTGACTGGTGCGAGTGCCTATGTGGACGGCAGCGCAGGCTTGAACTGGGCCAACGTGGTGGCAGTCAAGGTCGTCATGACGGTCAATTCCGCGGATGCCGTCAGTAGCGACAATACGCCGCTGTCGCGCGAGGTGACGACGATCGTGAGCATCAGGAACAGGAATTCGTGAGCATGAATGCGCACATCAATCGGCAATCCGGTATCTCCCTCATCATCGTATTGATGCTGTTGCTGGTCATGACCTTGCTGGGTCTGGCGGTGCTGCGCAGTACCCTGCTGGAAGAGCGCATGTCGTCCAACATGTACGACCGCAGCCTGGCATTCCAGGCGGCGGAAGGCGCGCTGCGCGATGCGGAAAAAGTCATCCAGGGCGCCGCGGCAAGCGGTAGTCCCGTGGGATTCAACTGTGCTTCGGGTACGACTGTATGTCCTGCCGTTCCGAGCAATACCTATACAGGGAACGTCAACGGGTGTGCACTGGGTGCCCAGGAGTGCTGGGTGGACGCTGTCGTCACCCAAAAGCTTCAGGCCAGCGCCGCGCAGTACTACATCCAGTACATGGGGCAACGCACCAGCGAAGATCAGCTAGGGCTGGGGTCGAGCATCAACCAGAACCAGTACGGCGGTACTGGCGGTACCTCGCTCGAACACTACTACCGCATCATCGCGCGTAGCGCCAACCCCACCGCTGCAGGCGGGCGCGCGATCGTCGTGCTGCAAACCAACGTCACCGTCAAGTAAGGGCCTTCACCATGACCAGTCGAACAAAGAGTGCGACGCGCAAGGATTCGTTCCTCGCCATGGCGGCAGGTCTCCTGATCGGGACAATCGGTAGTGCTGGCGCAGACGTCGATGTGTCGCAGTCTCCGCTGTACGTGGGCAGTGACGTGCCCGGCAACCTCGCGCTGGTACCTTCGGTTGAGTATCCGACTGCCATCAGTGTGGCTAACCTGGGCGGTTTTGTGGTTGGTACAAAATATGTGGGATATTTTGACTCGTCAAAATGTTACAAATACCACTACGAAGCGACTGAGGCCAATCGCTATTTTTATCCGGTCAATCGGACCGAGGCTCAGCCCAATAGTAATTATCAGTGCAATGCAGATGGCTATTGGTCGGGAAATTTTCTCAATTGGGCGGGAACTCAGACTATCGATCCATTCCGTTCGGCATTGACCGGCGGATATCGCGTGGTCGATACGCCGACCACCACCGTGGTTGAGAAGGCGATCGGCGAGCGGGTTGATGTTGGAGATTTCCCGAGGCGCACGGTGTCCGATGCCAATGCAGTGAAGGGGGGCATCGCTTCCAAGTGGAGTAGCGTCAAGATCCGCGTGGATGGGCTCGGTAGCGAGATGTGGATCACAAAGAATGTCGACGTGGGTAGCACGAGCACTGCCGTCAAAACCTCTTTGATATATCCATACGATCCAGCAGTGCACACGTTGGACGGTAGCTGTGTAAGCTATGACAGCAAAAATAAATGCGTTCTGACCGACGAGAATGCAGTCTTTGCGGTAAGCGTGCGGGTCAAGGTTTGCGATAGTTCGGCTGGTCTGGAAGACAATTGTGTCAAGTACTCGCAGGGCTACAAGCCCGAGGGGCTAATTCAGCAGTATTCGCAGCGGATAAAGTACAGTATATTTGGATATTTGAATATCGATGGTAATGGGGTTGATACAGGTGTCTTGCGTGCCAGGCAGAAGTTTGTAGGGCCCAAAACGTATGCACCGGAGCAAGGGCAGGCAGTCAATCCAAATGCCGAGTGGGACGCAACAACAGGTGTGCTTGTTATAAATCCGGATAAGGCGGATGCGGATGCGACGACACTTCTCGTTGGCACAAATAAGCCTATCGTCAATAGTGGTGTCATCAACTACCTGAATAGATTTGGGCAGATGAAGACCGGTAAGAATATTAAAAGTAACGATGACGTCAGCGAGCTTTATTACGCCGCGTTGCGGTACTTCAAAAAACAGGGTGATGTGGCTGCCTACTCTGCCTTTACCAGTACTGACGCCAATGTGCGCTATCAGCAGGCGGATGCGTTTCCTGTAATCAATAAATGGAATGATAAGAAGCTCGACCCCATATCCTATTGGTGTCAGACAAACGTTATTCTTGGTATCGGCGACACTAATACCCATAATGATAAGAATCTTCCTGGAAATCAGGGGTATGGGGGTACTAGTCTCAGCAATGAGCCTGCGATGCCGCAGGAGGTTAAGGATGACAAGACCGTGGATGTGGTCAAGCTGTTGACTAATATATTGAAGATGGAAGGGCAGTCTGATGCGACTGCGTTGTCGCGTGCCACTTCTGCTAATTTTAACGGAAATGGAAACTCCGGGTATATTGGTGCGCTTGCCTATCATGCCCATACTCAAGATCTGCGTCCGGATTTGCCAGGAATCCAGACTGTCTCGACGAATTGGGTGGATGTAGTCGAAGGCGGTGTTTACAAGACCAACGTGACGAATCAATACTGGTTGGCTGGAAAGTACGGTGGTTTTACTGTTCCGGCGGGTTATGATCCTAATACTAATGTCAAGCCTCTTGCGATTGAGGCTTGGTGGACGAATGGTGAATATGTTGGTGGCAGCAGTACTTTTCAGCGCGCTGACAATTTCTATGTGGCAAACGAAGCCGCGAAGATGGTTAGCAGTCTTAAAAGTGCTTTTCAGCGTATCCTGGATCAGCTGAGGGGCTCGGCATCGTCACTTGCCAGTAATACGACGAAGTTGGAAGCGGGGGCGATGACCTATCAGTCGTTGTTTTACGCCGGTACGTGGCGTGGTGATGTCGTAGGCTATAATGTTAATCAATCTACTGGCGTGCTTTCCCAGGCGTGGAGTGCTGGTGAAAATTTTCCTGCGTGGAATAATCGGGTCATCAAATTCAGTGGCGCGGGCGGTCTAGAGGATTTCAATTCTTCGAATCTATCCGGTACTGCTCTCTCTGCTGCCACTCAGGCGCAGATCAACTATCTGCGTGGAGATCGCTCCAACGAGAAATCCAATACTAACGGTACGCTGCGCACGCGGACTGGCATTCTGGGAGATATCGTCAATTCGCAACCCGTCTATGTAGGCTCGCCGAATGCACGGCTCTACACCACGGCCAGTTTTACCGGTGCGAGTGCTTACGCAGCTTTTGCCGCTGCCAAGGCGACGCGGACTCCAATGCTGTATGTGGGCGCAAACGACGGCATGCTGCATGGCTTCGATGCCAAATCTGGCGTCGAGAAGTTCGCGTTCGTGCCGACGGCGGCGATGACAGGCCTGCTTAACTACACCGATCCCAATTATCAGCATCGCTACTACGTGGATGGGGAGCTCACCGTTTCCGACATCTACGACACGTCGTCTGCGAGCTGGCGGTCCGTTCTGATCGGGACCATGGGGCGCGGCGGCAAGGGCATGTTCGCGCTGGACGTTACCGATCCTGACAACATTTCCTTGCTGTGGGACAAGACTTCCACAGACCTCACTACGCTCGGCAACAATCTGGGCAAGCCGATCATCGGCCAGCTTGGCAACGGTCAGTGGTATGCAATGGTCGGCAATGGTCCCAACAATAGCGGCAATTCGGCCGATCTGGTGTTGGTCAACATTCTGAGTGGGGACTCCAGCAGCATTTCGACTGACGCGGCTGGCGACAACGGCCTGTCCTCAGTGCTGGCCTGGTCCTCGAACAACGACTACATCGTCGATCGAATCTATGCCGGCGATTTGAAAGGCAACCTGTGGCGTTTCGACATGACCGGCGCGTCCGGCACGGCGACGCGCTTGTTCACCGCGCAGTATGGGGCCAAGACTCAGCCGATCACTGCTGCGCCAACCGCGGCAAAGGATCCCTCTACGGGATTGACCTGGGTGTTCTTCGGTACTGGCAAATACCTGTCCGATGGCGACCTTTCCAACAAGGACGTGCAGACTTGGTATGGTTTGATCGACCGTGGTGACGCGATCGCTTCGGATCGCTCCACCTTGAACAAGGTCGATATCGAGGAACAGGGCACAGTGAACGGGTACACCGTGCGTGTCATCGAAGACCAGCCAAGTCCCGGTGTGGATGGGTGGTATATGGACTTGGTACCGCCACCGGGGACTGCCCAGGGAGAGCGCATGGTCGTATCGAATTTCTTCCAGGGAACCGCATTGATCGGCACTACGCGGATACCCGACTCGGGCGATGTCTGCAGTCCCAGCGGCAAGGGCTTCGTGATGGCGATCAATCCGTTCACGGGCGGGCGCATGCCGCAGTCGTTCTTCGACCTGGACGGCAGCGGTGGCTCCAGCACCGGAGACACCTTGAATGGCAAGCCTGTTTCCGGGATAGGGCTGAACAGCAGTCCCAACAGCCCCATCTTCATCGGCAACCAGATGCAGATCGGTCTGGACAATGCCAGTACGATCAGTCTTGGCACCAATAGCAGCGCGCTCAGCATGAAGCGCGTGTCCTGGCGTGAACTCCTGAGGAACGATTGATGCGTCCCCTTCTTGGCACTCCTTCGCGGCAGCGCGGCTTCACCCTCATCGAAATCATGATCGTGGTGCTGATCGTGGGCATCCTGGCCGCCATCGCGTTCGCGAGCTACGAGTCCTATGTCGTGAAGTCGCGGCGCTCCGCCGCGGCGGTCTGTCTGCAGCAAGGGGCGCAGTTGGTGGAACGTTTCTATACGACCAACATGACCTACCTCGGTGCAACCGCGCCCACATGCGATGCGGATTTGGCGCAGTTCTACACGATCGCGTTCGATGGCACGCCGAGCGCAAGTGCTTTCAAGCTCACCGCAACCCCGAAGGGGAGGCAGCTGACGAAGGACACAAAGTGCGGCACCCTTGGGCTGGACCAGAAAGGCGCGCGAACGACGTCAACCGGCGCGCTCGAGACTGAATGCTGGTGACCCGGTTGCCAGCCTCGTGCTGACGGGGAAGAAGAGTGCCTAGCAACCCTCTTGCCATGCTCACGAGGCCTCTATACAATGCGCCTCCCCGCCCGAATAGCTCAGCCGGTTAGAGCACTTGACTGTTAATCAGGGGGTCGTTGGTTCGAGTCCAACTTCGGGCGCCAGAAATATCAAGGGCTTGCGGATCATCCGCAGGCCCTTTTTCTTTGTGCCGGGAAAATTTCCGGGAAATTTGCTTTTTCAGCTTTTCGCTTGGCAAACCTGGCTTGCCGCCGCCTTGGCCAAGCGGGTCCGGCCTGCGTTGTTCACGATGACCTCAGCCATCAGGCGTCCCTTCCCGCAGATCCTGATGCTGAGGTTGCTGCCAGCACTGCGGCCGTCAGGAAGAAAGCGAACGACGTGCCTGCCGCTGTTCGAAATCACGGTCATGGAGGTCACCGCCGGTGCGGTTTCCAGGCCCAGAACGCTACCCGGGTCGGTCGGTTGCGACTGCCGATCCAGGTCGCGGTAGGCCATCCATCCGTGGCTCCAGTCGTTGTCGGCGCGGCACCTCCCATCGCCATTCGATGGGCATACGCTGACTGGCACGCCGTAGCTGATGGCGCTGCTACGTGCCAGGGCAAGTTGGGAACTGAGCCGATAGCTGGTGACGGCCAGGCGTTGGCGCATCAGAAGGTCCTGGAAGGCCGGTATGCCGACCGCGGTCAGCACGCAGATCATCGCCATCACGATTGCCAACTGCAGCAATGTGTAGCCTTGAGCACTGGATTTCCGCATGGAAGCCGTCCTTCGATGGGGAGGGCTATCAGTCTCGGTCCTCTGGCATGGGGGCTTGAATGAGAGGGTTCACCGTTCCCATGTAAGGAATCTTCCCGGCGCTGCGTCAGCCGAGGTTCGCTCCACTCAAATTCATCTCGAGGCCCGTTCATGTCCGACCGTTTCCAACTCGTATCGCCGTACTCGCCCGCCGGCGACCAGCCGCAGGCGATCGAGAAGCTGATGGCCGGCTTCGAGGCCGGGCTGGCCAAGCAGACCCTGCTCGGGGTGACCGGTTCGGGCAAGACCTACACCATCGCCAACGTGGTCGAGGCGATCCAGAAGCCGACCCTGGTGATGGCGCCGAACAAGACCCTGGCGGCGCAGCTGTACGGCGAGTTCAAGGCGTTCTTCCCGAACAACGCGGTCGAGTACTTCGTCAGCTATTACGACTACTACCAGCCGGAGGCCTACGTACCGTCGTCGGACACCTTCATCGAGAAGGACAGTTCGATCAACGAGCACATCGAGCAGATGCGCCTGGCCGCGACCAAGACCCTGCTGTCGCGCCGCGACGCGCTGGTGGTGGCCACGGTATCGGCGATCTACGGCCTGGGTGCGCCGGAGGACTATCTGTCGCTGCGCCTGATCCTGTCGATCGGCGAGCATATCGAGCAGCGCCAGCTGATCAAGCACCTGACCGACCTGCAATACACCCGCAACGAATACGAACTGCACCGCGGCACGTTCCGCGTGCGCGGCGAAGTCATCGACGTGTTTCCCGCCGAGTCGGACAGCGAAGCGCTGCGCATCGAACTGTTCGACGGTGATGTCGAGCAGTTGACCCTGTTCGATCCGCTGACCGGCGAGACGCTGCGCAAGCTGCAGCGCTACACGGTCTATCCGAAGACCCACTACGCCACCACCCGCGAGCGCACGCTCAGCGCCGTGGACACGATCAAGATCGAGCTGAAGGAGCGGCTGGAGCAGCTGTATGCGCAGAACAAGCTGGTCGAGGCGCAGCGGCTGGCGCAGCGCACCCAGTTCGACCTGGAGATGATGGCCGAGGTCGGCTACTGCAACGGCATCGAGAACTACTCGCGGCATCTCACCGGCAAGGCCGCGGGCGAGCCGCCGCCGACCCTGTTCGACTACCTGCCGGCCGACGCGCTGCTGGTTGTGGACGAGTCGCACGTCACCGTTCCGCAGATCGGCGCGATGTACAAGGGCGATCGCTCGCGCAAGGAGACGCTGGTGGAGTTCGGCTTCCGCCTGCCGTCCGCGTTGGACAACCGGCCGCTGCGTTTCGAGGAATGGGAGGCGCGTTCGCCGCGCAGTATCTATGTCTCGGCCACGCCCGGTCCGTACGAACTGCGCGAGTCGGCCGGCGAGATCACCGAACTGGTGGTGCGCCCGACCGGGCTGATCGATCCGGAGGTGGAGATCCGCCCGGTCGGCACCCAGGTCGACGACCTGCTGTCCGAGATCGGGCTGCGTGTGGCGCTGGGCGATCGCGTGCTGGTCACCACGCTGACCAAGCGCATGTCGGAGAATCTCACCGAATACCTGAGCGAACACGGAGTCAAGGTGCGCTATCTGCACTCGGACATCGACACGGTCGAGCGCGTGGAGATCATCCGCGACCTGCGCCTGGGCAAGTTTGACGTGCTGGTCGGCATCAACCTGCTGCGCGAGGGCCTGGACATGCCCGAGGTGTCGCTGGTGGCGATCCTGGATGCGGACAAGGAGGGCTTCCTGCGTTCCACCGGTTCGCTCATCCAGACCATCGGCCGCGCCGCGCGCAACCTTCGTGGCAAGGCGATCCTGTATGCGGACCGGATGACCCGTTCGATGCAGGCGGCGATCGACGAGACCGGACGTCGCCGCGAGAAGCAGGTGGAGTACAACCTCGAGCACGGCATCACCCCGAAGTCGGTGGCGCGGCCGATCGTCGACATCCTGGAGGGCGCGCGCGCCGATGGCGCGGTCGAGACCAAGTCCGGCAAGGGCAAGGGACGCCGGGTGGCGGAAGAGCCGGCCGACTACCGCATGCTGGAGCCGGCCGAGGTCGCATCCCGGCTTAAGGCGCTGGAGCAGAAGATGTACCAGCACGCGCGCGACCTGGAGTTCGAGGACGCGGCGCGGGTGCGCGACCAGATCAAGAAGCTGCGCGACGCCAGCCTGGTCAGCTAGCCGCACGGCGGCTGGCCTGGTCCGCGCGGCTATTGTTCTTGGCCGCAAGGTGGGCTAAGATTCGCGCCCCTGCAGCGGTATGTCCGCAGCAGCGATGGGCGGTTAGCTCAGCGGTAGAGCACTACCTTGACATGGTAGGGGTCACAGGTTCGAACCCTGTACCGCCCACCACGACATGCAGG
Proteins encoded:
- the pilV gene encoding type IV pilus modification protein PilV — translated: MKRFHSDRNIAGVTLIEVMISVLILGIGMLGVAAMQTTALRNNQSAMQRSQIVMQTYTILDAMRANRDAALIGGYNTTGMLCTAPTGGSLIENDQAAWLAGLKDAIGGDPETTCGSIACLDGNCAIGVQWDDSRAKDAAANGSATQKLETVTQL
- a CDS encoding GspH/FimT family pseudopilin, which produces MVTVAVLAIIMALAFPSFTMLIRSNRLTSTANELVAALQASRSEAVRLNGGVSLCRSDDGSTCASGGDWTHLLTVTRDGTVLRATTLRTGLSVSSSALDALGDKVTFNADGIARDSSGTPLAMDITVCMPVTSPSDNVRTVSMSGGSRVSIARSSNGGQCSAQQTAL
- a CDS encoding type IV pilin protein, which gives rise to MRPLLGTPSRQRGFTLIEIMIVVLIVGILAAIAFASYESYVVKSRRSAAAVCLQQGAQLVERFYTTNMTYLGATAPTCDADLAQFYTIAFDGTPSASAFKLTATPKGRQLTKDTKCGTLGLDQKGARTTSTGALETECW
- the uvrB gene encoding excinuclease ABC subunit UvrB codes for the protein MSDRFQLVSPYSPAGDQPQAIEKLMAGFEAGLAKQTLLGVTGSGKTYTIANVVEAIQKPTLVMAPNKTLAAQLYGEFKAFFPNNAVEYFVSYYDYYQPEAYVPSSDTFIEKDSSINEHIEQMRLAATKTLLSRRDALVVATVSAIYGLGAPEDYLSLRLILSIGEHIEQRQLIKHLTDLQYTRNEYELHRGTFRVRGEVIDVFPAESDSEALRIELFDGDVEQLTLFDPLTGETLRKLQRYTVYPKTHYATTRERTLSAVDTIKIELKERLEQLYAQNKLVEAQRLAQRTQFDLEMMAEVGYCNGIENYSRHLTGKAAGEPPPTLFDYLPADALLVVDESHVTVPQIGAMYKGDRSRKETLVEFGFRLPSALDNRPLRFEEWEARSPRSIYVSATPGPYELRESAGEITELVVRPTGLIDPEVEIRPVGTQVDDLLSEIGLRVALGDRVLVTTLTKRMSENLTEYLSEHGVKVRYLHSDIDTVERVEIIRDLRLGKFDVLVGINLLREGLDMPEVSLVAILDADKEGFLRSTGSLIQTIGRAARNLRGKAILYADRMTRSMQAAIDETGRRREKQVEYNLEHGITPKSVARPIVDILEGARADGAVETKSGKGKGRRVAEEPADYRMLEPAEVASRLKALEQKMYQHARDLEFEDAARVRDQIKKLRDASLVS
- a CDS encoding Tfp pilus assembly protein FimT/FimU, yielding MRKSSAQGYTLLQLAIVMAMICVLTAVGIPAFQDLLMRQRLAVTSYRLSSQLALARSSAISYGVPVSVCPSNGDGRCRADNDWSHGWMAYRDLDRQSQPTDPGSVLGLETAPAVTSMTVISNSGRHVVRFLPDGRSAGSNLSIRICGKGRLMAEVIVNNAGRTRLAKAAASQVCQAKS
- a CDS encoding PilW family protein; its protein translation is MISMLLGLLVVGAAVGIFLSNRKTYAATEGLSRVQESARIAFEMMARDIREAGGNPCDSGLPVANVLSDPTATWWKDWAQPLQGFDNSSPPGITSKSGTDAIQVLSASTGGATVTAHNAGSQTLTLNAAAPDLHANAVMLLCDRQQVAVLQADGVSGTSVTYVSGSLNACNRLGRLPGVCVAGSNNYTYEMNSLLTELRAVRWYLADNTRGGTSLYQAVVGPGGTVTSNEITEGVSNLQFEYLLTGASAYVDGSAGLNWANVVAVKVVMTVNSADAVSSDNTPLSREVTTIVSIRNRNS
- a CDS encoding PilX N-terminal domain-containing pilus assembly protein; translated protein: MNAHINRQSGISLIIVLMLLLVMTLLGLAVLRSTLLEERMSSNMYDRSLAFQAAEGALRDAEKVIQGAAASGSPVGFNCASGTTVCPAVPSNTYTGNVNGCALGAQECWVDAVVTQKLQASAAQYYIQYMGQRTSEDQLGLGSSINQNQYGGTGGTSLEHYYRIIARSANPTAAGGRAIVVLQTNVTVK
- a CDS encoding histidine kinase; its protein translation is MPSPAYSNDQLQVLKQPSTLIWIVMAGECIAAILALTPSQGPGGNRWVYFGLASLGIQWVALLTLASLLMLRRSLAGRGILLITAATLGLMQLLTWLISWVIMSAFGDYWQLSTAAWLTLSLQLSGIALLIGLLGMAALNNHIRIKQLVERAKQAEIDALTARVQPHFLFNTLNTAVMLVHRQPQQVEQLLMDLSDLFRAALATPDLVSLDDEIDLARRYLDIEAIRFGPRLRVHWELPSPLPQARVPRLSLQPLVENAVHHGIECSPDGGEIRIAIGETHNRLKIEVSNTLPPAGSTPHLGRGHRVGLSALRTRLESMQGGVLSTGLEDNALFVATIRIELRP
- a CDS encoding pilus assembly protein translates to MTSRTKSATRKDSFLAMAAGLLIGTIGSAGADVDVSQSPLYVGSDVPGNLALVPSVEYPTAISVANLGGFVVGTKYVGYFDSSKCYKYHYEATEANRYFYPVNRTEAQPNSNYQCNADGYWSGNFLNWAGTQTIDPFRSALTGGYRVVDTPTTTVVEKAIGERVDVGDFPRRTVSDANAVKGGIASKWSSVKIRVDGLGSEMWITKNVDVGSTSTAVKTSLIYPYDPAVHTLDGSCVSYDSKNKCVLTDENAVFAVSVRVKVCDSSAGLEDNCVKYSQGYKPEGLIQQYSQRIKYSIFGYLNIDGNGVDTGVLRARQKFVGPKTYAPEQGQAVNPNAEWDATTGVLVINPDKADADATTLLVGTNKPIVNSGVINYLNRFGQMKTGKNIKSNDDVSELYYAALRYFKKQGDVAAYSAFTSTDANVRYQQADAFPVINKWNDKKLDPISYWCQTNVILGIGDTNTHNDKNLPGNQGYGGTSLSNEPAMPQEVKDDKTVDVVKLLTNILKMEGQSDATALSRATSANFNGNGNSGYIGALAYHAHTQDLRPDLPGIQTVSTNWVDVVEGGVYKTNVTNQYWLAGKYGGFTVPAGYDPNTNVKPLAIEAWWTNGEYVGGSSTFQRADNFYVANEAAKMVSSLKSAFQRILDQLRGSASSLASNTTKLEAGAMTYQSLFYAGTWRGDVVGYNVNQSTGVLSQAWSAGENFPAWNNRVIKFSGAGGLEDFNSSNLSGTALSAATQAQINYLRGDRSNEKSNTNGTLRTRTGILGDIVNSQPVYVGSPNARLYTTASFTGASAYAAFAAAKATRTPMLYVGANDGMLHGFDAKSGVEKFAFVPTAAMTGLLNYTDPNYQHRYYVDGELTVSDIYDTSSASWRSVLIGTMGRGGKGMFALDVTDPDNISLLWDKTSTDLTTLGNNLGKPIIGQLGNGQWYAMVGNGPNNSGNSADLVLVNILSGDSSSISTDAAGDNGLSSVLAWSSNNDYIVDRIYAGDLKGNLWRFDMTGASGTATRLFTAQYGAKTQPITAAPTAAKDPSTGLTWVFFGTGKYLSDGDLSNKDVQTWYGLIDRGDAIASDRSTLNKVDIEEQGTVNGYTVRVIEDQPSPGVDGWYMDLVPPPGTAQGERMVVSNFFQGTALIGTTRIPDSGDVCSPSGKGFVMAINPFTGGRMPQSFFDLDGSGGSSTGDTLNGKPVSGIGLNSSPNSPIFIGNQMQIGLDNASTISLGTNSSALSMKRVSWRELLRND